TGACCTTGCGTCGCAGAACTTCGCTGCACTGCGTTCTGCGGCGCAAGCTCCTAGGCTGGCCGATACGACCGCAGGAAGCTGCGAACGTGGCGCACCGCCAGCGGAATCTTCTCCGGGGTGTCTTTCCAGGGGTACATGCTCAGCTGTCCGTTTGGCGCCAGCATCGCGCTCTCGATCGCGGCATCGTACGAATGTCCCGGGGTATCGTCCGGCAGGACGAGAACCGGCGTCTGACACTGCCTCACGAAGTCCCGCGTCACCGTGAACACGAAGTCAGGGTCAGTGCGGAACAGTCGGTTCAGGAATTGGTCGGCCATTTGCGTCGTGATGTCGGGGTCCCGCTCGACCACTTCGGCACCCCACGAGTTGCTCTGACTCTCATACATGGCGTTCGGCAACTCCGGGCGGAACCCGACCGGCTGCGCCGGCACGGCCGCGACCACGCGATCCGGCGCCCGCTTGATGAGGTTCCAGATGAAGGGTCCCGCAATGCAGAAACCGAGCACCATGAACCTGTCGATCCCCAGGTGATCCATCAGGCCGAGTTGGTCGTCGGTGTAGGCATCCCACGGACGGTCGACCTCGAGCGGGCCAGTGGACTGCCCGGCTGCGTGGCGCAAGTCCGCGTAGATACAGCGGAACTCTCCGCTGAACGCCTCGATCGTGTTGAAGGGATTGCGGCGCCGGATGCCCTCGATCGTCGAGCCGTTCAGCCCCCCGCCCGAGATGAGCAACAGCGGGAAGCCCGACCCTGTCTCCTCATAGCGGATGCGGACATTCCCCCTCTCGTAGAAGCGTCCGCCATCGTCATTGCCGCCCTGCCGCGCGAACAGCGCCCCCGGCGTAGCGGCCATTGCCGCCGCCGCGGCGCCAGTCTTCAGCAGCTTGCGTCTGATCGGGTCCACCATATCCTCCTCTTCTCGGCCGTGTTTCGCCTTGATGACACAACGATCGTCATCGGGACCGGCTGAATCCATGACTATAGCGCAACCGAGGTGTTGCCGAGCACGAGAGGCTGATCATTTCTGCACAGGTATCCATGGTCTCATTGACGACGTGAGGATCGCGGTGGTTCCGGCGGGTCGTTACGGTGTGGTCGTTGGCGGTTGCGCTCCTGCTGGCTGAGTCGGCCTCGCGTGGCTGAGTCGGACTCGCGCCTGCGATAGCTCCGGCCTTCAAGGAGCAAGATCTCCGGCGAGCGCCACGGCCGCGCCGTCGGCGCCTTCGCCCGCTTCACGACTCACCCAGATGCCGATCTGCGCTTCGACGTTCTCGACCCCGCCGACGTAGCCGGTCGACCGCGTCGTCGGAGGATCGACGTACCACGCGTCGAAGTCGCTCCGCGGCTGCAGGTCGAAACTGAACGGGTCCGACGCCGCCTTGTACTGCCGGCTCGACACCTTGTCGAAGTCGTCCGTCAGCAGCTCCCGCAACCGCCCGTAGACGCGCTCAATCGTCGTCATCAGCCCTCCTGTGTTCGACGCCATAGCGCCGATCATCGTCTTCAAGGTAGTGCTTCAGGCAATGGAGGGCACCGGCGAGATCCTTGGCCTCCTCCCTGTCACTGAAGGCCGCCAGCTTGAGCAGGACATGAAGCGGCAGTGGGGCCACTGGCACCGTCGGCCCACCTTCGATCGCAATGGAAACGGCATTGGGCACGACGTGGCCGAAGCCCGCCATGTTCAAGACAACACCGTCTTCGAGTTCCAACCCATCTCGCGCGATCGCTTCGTTGATCGGAAGGATGTCCGCCCAACCCCCGTTGCGGTGGTCCAGGCGATGCGGTCGGCGTGTGCGCGTGAACCCGTAGTCGGCAAGTCCGTCCTTCAGCAGATCGAAATCCGCGAGCCCCTCCACGACGACGGCCACGTCCACATCGTTGGTCTTGCGGAGCGGCTGAACCTCCAGGAGGAATCCGGGAACAAGCGCGCCTACGATTCCAAACGGGATCCCCAACTCCCGCAGTCCGCGTTCAAGGTCGACGACGACCGGCATCAAGTTGGGATCAACGCGCGGCATCGTCGAGAACCCGTGGCAAGAACAGTTCGGCTGCCTCGAGCGCCTGCCCGGTGCCTCGGTAGCGCAGTTCGGCATACGCCAGCAGGTCCGGAGCGACGGGAAGGTCGTCGTCGGTTTCACCGGCTATCGCCAGGGGGCCGGGTGGCTCGATGACCAGCAGGTTTCCGCCACGTCCAGCAGGCTGGGCGACGAGCGCCTTCTGGGCTTCGCGGTCCTCAAGCGCACGGACA
This genomic stretch from Acidobacteriota bacterium harbors:
- a CDS encoding alpha/beta hydrolase, coding for MVDPIRRKLLKTGAAAAAMAATPGALFARQGGNDDGGRFYERGNVRIRYEETGSGFPLLLISGGGLNGSTIEGIRRRNPFNTIEAFSGEFRCIYADLRHAAGQSTGPLEVDRPWDAYTDDQLGLMDHLGIDRFMVLGFCIAGPFIWNLIKRAPDRVVAAVPAQPVGFRPELPNAMYESQSNSWGAEVVERDPDITTQMADQFLNRLFRTDPDFVFTVTRDFVRQCQTPVLVLPDDTPGHSYDAAIESAMLAPNGQLSMYPWKDTPEKIPLAVRHVRSFLRSYRPA